In Erigeron canadensis isolate Cc75 chromosome 7, C_canadensis_v1, whole genome shotgun sequence, one DNA window encodes the following:
- the LOC122608049 gene encoding uncharacterized protein LOC122608049, whose amino-acid sequence MWKKMRPKTILLSSFKLMEVTLYPEKKKTYAGIQWWKESDTDSAASSEWDLVSDEEMMQEEQPLQRLVPDISLPSLPAPPASMFASSGITSVLASCMKSPTRNGDHRVPAGPEWLPLTSMLTCALSRDEKFGFLDEYELQTQPNTPENFSFSAFEEILKNYSAVEDGNHAAVEY is encoded by the exons ATGTGGAAGAAGATGAGACCAAAGACGATATTGCtctcctccttcaaactgat GGAGGTAACCCTTTacccggaaaaaaaaaagacgtaTGCAGGGATCCAATGGTGGAAGGAGTCAGACACCGATTCAGCTGCATCTAGCGAGTGGGATCTTGTTTCTGATGAAGAAATGATGCAAGAGGAGCAACCTCTCCAG agGCTTGTTCCTGATATTTCACTTCCCTCTCTACCAGCACCTCCAGCATCCATGTTTGCATCTTCTG GTATCACCAGTGTGCTTGCCTCGTGTATGAAATCACCTACACGGAATGGTGACCACCGGGTACCGGCAGGACCGGAGTGGCTCCCTCTGACCTCCATGCTTACTTGTGCTCTGTCTCGCGATGAGAAATTTGG ATTTTTGGACGAATATGAGCTTCAAACTCAACCAAACACACcagaaaattttagtttttccGCTTTTGAGGaaatattgaaaaattattCTGCTGTCGAAGATGGAAATCATGCTGCTGTGGAATATTAG